Proteins encoded together in one Quercus lobata isolate SW786 chromosome 3, ValleyOak3.0 Primary Assembly, whole genome shotgun sequence window:
- the LOC115982530 gene encoding trihelix transcription factor ASR3 has protein sequence MLMMALEQQLSQAQNPVDGEADGVTNGVEAARPTSFVDGDKTPRLPRWTRQEILVLIQGKRVAETRARQRGRSAGLPFGSGQVEPKWASVSSYCKRHGVNRGPVQCRKRWSNLAGDYKKIKEWESQVKEETESFWVMRNDLRRERKLPGFFDKEVYDILDSGSGGAPETSIPGLSLALAAPGSAAEDTEADAGVLFDSGRTAAAEDGLFSDFEQDESGRSRTPEKEAPPVPKEVPAPTPISEKQYQPVLRSCQGQGTTNEKQPASNPEIGSTSQEGRKRKRLAIEEDEETVSLQNQLVDVLEKNAKMLSAQLESQNVNFQLDREQRKDDVSSLIGVLNKLADALGRIADKL, from the exons ATGTTAATGATGGCTTTGGAGCAGCAATTAAGTCAGGCACAAAACCCCGTTGACGGCGAAGCTGACGGCGTTACTAACGGCGTCGAGGCTGCGCGGCCGACGTCGTTTGTTGACGGCGACAAAACGCCGAGACTGCCACGGTGGACGCGGCAGGAGATTCTGGTCCTGATACAGGGGAAGCGGGTGGCGGAGACTCGGGCGAGGCAGCGTGGCAGGTCGGCCGGGTTGCCattcgggtcgggtcaggtGGAGCCGAAGTGGGCGTCCGTGTCGTCGTACTGCAAGCGACACGGGGTGAACCGGGGCCCCGTGCAGTGCCGGAAGCGGTGGAGCAATTTGGCCGGCGATTACAAGAAGATTAAGGAATGGGAGTCTCAGGTGAAGGAGGAAACGGAGTCGTTTTGGGTCATGAGGAATGATTTGAGGAGGGAGAGGAAGTTGCCCGGGTTTTTCGATAAGGAGGTTTATGATATCCTCGATTCCGGGTCGGGTGGGGCTCCGGAGACCTCAATTCCTGGCCTCTCTTTGGCTTTGGCGGCTCCGGGTTCTGCGGCGGAGGACACGGAGGCGGATGCCGGAGTTTTGTTCGATAGTGGAAGAACCGCCGCCGCGGAGGATGGGCTGTTCTCGGATTTCGAGCAGGATGAATCGGGTCGGAGTCGGACCCCCGAAAAAGAGGCTCCACCGGTTCCAAAGGAGGTTCCTGCTCCTACGCCAATTTCCG AGAAGCAGTATCAACCAGTACTACGAAGCTGTCAGGGTCAAG GTACAACAAACGAGAAACAGCCAGCTTCAAATCCTGAGATAGGATCTACGTCTCAAGAGGGACGGAAGCGAAAAAGGCTTGCaatagaagaagatgaggaaacAGTTAGTCTGCAGAATCAGTTGGTTGATGTACTAGAAAAAAATGCGAAAATGCTGAGTGCTCAACTTGAATCTCAGAATGTGAATTTCCAACTGGATCGCGAACAGCGGAAAGATGATGTTAGTAGTTTGATTGGTGTTCTTAATAAGCTTGCAGATGCTTTAGGGAGGATCGCAGATAAGTTGTAG
- the LOC115982052 gene encoding uncharacterized protein LOC115982052 → MASSESVDDSFRARVEKVFGSLASSKSSPWSLTDGEVERREWRRESNDTRDRDDTPCSSAFDECFKKDQRASRRKLRRELDDQNDDADEQSDRSFRGGDADIDEWEIRSSIGLDPTLDREEEEDEFDKVATGRENAGDRVFMGDVSDHGSYLNSHNVLTNSLHGTSTAKDPRANHLAAKIRLKEDEDEAEGQKYNSGGAHDSEVKGQHVETSEDCKQLRSILKRKDNNAVFKPQKRVRFDPSVGSVFEEEERTMAASLMEPTGSDDGTLEGQNASRLPDYLLNPSKYTRYSFDSTSEFDEESNAQAYMDFINLVNKSKPPESRLEPADTSVDLSKSVIFIPKKKTSDAKAVSDSGVLNQNMEEDRKQFLHRAGFLVGIAAGEAQNEVSAMEEDESQTSAADGSAGFQKSGRRYRTKSRSDDDDS, encoded by the exons atgGCGTCCTCAGAATCCGTAGACGATAGCTTCCGAGCCCGAGTCGAAAAGGTGTTCGGATCCCTCGCATCCTCGAAATCATCGCCGTGGTCACTCACCGACGGCGAGGTCGAGCGACGAGAATGGAGGCGAGAAAGTAACGACACACGCGATCGCGACGACACGCCGTGCTCATCGGCGTTCGACGAGTGCTTTAAGAAAGACCAAAGAGCTTCGCGAAGAAAGCTTCGTAGAGAGCTCGATGACCAAAACGACGACGCGGATGAACAGTCCGATCGGTCGTTTAGAGGCGGAGATGCTGATATAGACGAATGGGAAATCAGATCTTCGATCGGCTTGGACCCCACTCTCGACCGCGAg GAAGAGGAAGATGAGTTTGACAAAGTGGCTACAGGCAGAGAAAATGCGGGTGATCGTGTGTTTATGGGAGATGTTTCTGATCATGGGTCTTATTTGAACTCTCACAATGTGCTTACCAATTCATTACATGGTACTAGTACTGCAAAGGATCCACGTGCCAATCACCTGGCTGCAAAAATTAGgctaaaagaagatgaagatgaagctgAAGGTCAAAAGTACAATTCTGGCGGTGCTCATGACTCGGAAGTTAAGGGGCAGCATGTAGAAACATCTGAAGATTGTAAGCAACTGAGGTCCATATTGAAGAGGAAGGACAATAATGCCGTTTTTAAGCCACAAAAACGTGTCAGGTTTGACCCTAGTGTTGGAAGtgtttttgaagaagaagaaaggactATGGCTGCCTCCTTGATGGAGCCTACGGGTTCAGATGATGGAACTCTGGAAGGCCAAAATGCTTCTAGGTTACCGGATTATTTACTAAATCCTTCCAAGTATACACGTTATAGTTTTGATTCAACGAGTGAATTTGATGAAGAATCTAATGCTCAAGCATATATGGACTTCATTAATCTTGTAAATAAATCAAAGCCTCCAGAGTCAAGGTTAGAGCCAGCTGATACTTCAGTTGATCTGTCAAAGTCTGTGATCTTTATTCCAAAGAAAAAGACTAGTGATGCCAAAGCAGTAAGTGATAGTGGTGTGTTAAATCAAAACATGGAAGAAGATCGTAAGCAGTTCTTGCATCGAGCAGGCTTTCTTGTAGGAATTGCGGCTGGGGAAGCCCAAAATGAAGTTAGTGCAATGGAGGAGGATGAATCACAAACAAGTGCAGCAGACGGAAGTGCTGGTTTTCAAAAATCTGGTCGGAGGTATCGTACAAAGTCAAGGTCAGATGACGATGATTCTTGA